From Leishmania donovani BPK282A1 complete genome, chromosome 34, the proteins below share one genomic window:
- a CDS encoding serine palmitoyltransferase-like protein produces MSSLSETLSEQLMSHPFHRALELFFAAALAYFLLQRFHRRGKGKPPNPMSRLSPEEQERRIAAFQSIPFRAECSVTSNVPVPEYHGLTEVVGREGSHITILRPGSSEAEECLDLATYDFHSFSTLPEVVEVARAAVNAYGVGSCGPRSFYGTIKPHLVVEQDLAKFLKTDEAVVYSFAYATVATLISCFSGRGDYLVYDDGVSSSVMEGCILSRSDIRPYKHCSMTSLEERLQEVVAKDGYSKPHRRFVVTEGLFSYTGEICPLPQILELCHKYKFRLLLEDSYGFGVLGESGRGTPEQFNIPTMDVDVYIGSLSTSMGAVGGFCAGASNMIDHQRLTSTAYVFSASLPPYITASVSQSLAVLARDDTFVAKLRRHTKRIRRHLREAGFNAEKIKLVDSIDDASPVILLAAEREYVEREGLEKVENRLQRVINALQKKKVAVVRNVFTTDEPVNNVSGLRIVAKSLATEAEVTAALEAIETAVKAEFS; encoded by the coding sequence ATGTCGTCTCTATCGGAAACGCTGTCAGAGCAGCTGATGAGCCACCCGTTCCACCGTGCTCTGGAGCTTttctttgccgccgcgctggcgtATTTTCTGCTGCAACGCTTCCACCGTCGCGGGAAGGGGAAGCCACCAAATCCGATGAGCAGGCTGTCCCCTGAGGAGCAGGAACGTCGCATTGCCGCCTTTCAGTCCATTCCGTTCCGTGCCGAGTGCTCGGTGACGTCGAACGTGCCCGTGCCGGAGTACCACGGGCTGACCGAGGTGGTCGGACGCGAGGGGAGCCACATCACCATTCTGCGGCCCGGCTCatcggaggcggaggagtgTCTAGACCTTGCCACCTACGACTTTCACTCGTTCTCAACGCTGCCGGAGGTCGTTGAAGTTGCACGGGCGGCCGTGAACGCCTACGGCGTGGGCAGTTGCGGACCTCGCAGCTTTTACGGCACCATCAAGCCGCATCTTGTGGTGGAGCAGGACCTGGCCAAGTTTCTCAAGACAGACGAAGCGGTTGTGTACAGCTTCGCATATGCCACCGTGGCCACCCTCATCTCCTGCTTTTCCGGCCGTGGCGACTATCTCGTGTACGACGACGGCGTCAGCTCCTCCGTGATGGAGGGCTGcatcctctctcgctctgaCATTCGGCCGTACAAGCACTGCAGCATGACGAGTCTGGAGGAGCGGCTCCAGGAAGTGGTGGCGAAGGACGGGTACAGCAAgcctcaccgccgcttcGTCGTAACGGAGGGCCTGTTCTCATATACCGGCGAGATCTGCCCGCTGCCCCAGATCTTGGAGCTGTGCCACAAGTACAAATTCCGCCTCCTGCTGGAGGACAGCTACGGCTTTGGCGTACTGGGCGAGTCGGGGCGCGGCACTCCTGAGCAGTTCAACATCCCGACGATGGACGTGGACGTGTACATTGGGAGCCTGAGTACGTCTATGGGTGCGGTTGGCGGTTTctgcgctggcgcgtcgAACATGATTGATCATCAGCGCCTCACCTCCACGGCGTACGTGTTCTCGGCATCGTTGCCCCCCTACATCACGGCGTCCGTCTCGCAGTCGctcgcggtgctggcgcgtgaTGACACGTTTGTGGCCAAGCTGCGGAGACACACGAAGCGCATTCGCAGACACCTCCGTGAGGCCGGGTTCAACGCTGAGAAGATCAAGCTGGTGGACAGCATCGACGACGCCTCTCCGGTGATTCTTCTtgcggcggagcgggagTACGTCGAACGCGAGGGGCTGGAAAAGGTGGAGAACCGTCTTCAGCGCGTCATCAATGCCCTGCAGAAGAAGAAAGTGGCAGTCGTGCGAAACGTCTTCACAACAGATGAGCCGGTGAACAACGTCTCGGGGCTGCGTATTGTGGCCAAGAGTCTGGCGACGGAGGCCGAGGTGACGGCGGCACTTGAGGCAATCGAGACTGCCGTGAAGGCCGAGTTTTCGtag